The DNA region CTCTCCGCCCGGGCCGCCCGTACAGTCCGGGCGGCCGCCCCCACGGCCGGCGCCCACCCACCCACGCCCCGGTCACCGTCCGTCTGATCACCCCTACGCCTGGGCTTGGGCACCGCCGCCGTCGGCCGGGGCCCGGCTACATCACCCTCGGCCGGGCCGACGACCTGCCCGCCGAGCGCACCGTCGAGGCCCTGCGCGAGCGCACCCGCGTCCTGCTCGACGCCGCGTACGCCGCCGGCGTGCGCTACCTCGACACCGCCCGCTCCTACGCCCGCGCCGAGGAGTTCCTCGTCCAGTGGCTCGCCGAACACTCCGAGGCGGCGGCCGAGGTGACGGTCGGCAGCAATTGACACACCCGACTGACAACCCGAGCGGCCAAGGACAAGCGATCCCTCAACTCCGACCTGCCACACCTGCTTGAGATCACTCTCACCACCGTCTGCCCCGAGACGCCGGATCGCCTTGACGGCGACTCGGCCATCCCCGACCCACTGCCGCCCTCGCCATCCGCACCGCCACCACCCCGAGGACCTCGCCCCGCTCGCCGCGATGGCCGAAACCGCCGACGCCTACTGGCGCACCCGCTCGGCCGCCGCCCACCGCGCCTGAACCCGCCCCGGCTCAGCCCGACGCCTCGGCGGTGAGCGCCGTGCCTGTCCGGGTGCGCAGGTGCACCGCCGTACGGCCCGTACGGCAGGTCGTCACCAGCCCCGCGCCGCGCAGGGCACCGAGGTGCTGGGACACGGCGCCGGCGGTGACACCCAGCCGGGCGGCGAGGTCCGGAGTGCTCAACGGCTCCGCGAGCTCGGCGAGCAGCGCGGCACGGGTGCGGCCGAGGACGGCGGCCAGGCCCGCGGACGTCGGCCTCGGCTGCTCCCAGAGCAGCCCGACGCCCGACGCCGGATAGCGGATCGACGCGGCGGTGCGTGGCGCGTAGTCGACGATCACCTCCGGCCAGCCGAACACGGACGGCATCAGCACCAGCCCGTGCCCGCCCGCCTCCACCGTCCACATCGACCCCGAGCGGCGGCGCCCGTGCACCACCAACTCGCCCTCGCGCCAAACCACATCGCCGTGCAACTGCGCGAACAGCCCCTCCACCCCGCCGTCCACCAGCGCCACCGCCCGCCGGCCCAGGTCCGCCTCCAGCACCGCCCGCATCCGCCCCCAGTGCGGGGCCACCAGCCGGCCGTGGCAACGCTCCAGCGCACCACAGACCCGCTCCAACAACACCGCCGGCCCCGGCAGTTCCCCCAGCCGCGGCCCCAGCGCGGCGGCGCACTCCGCCGCCACCCACGCCGGATCCGCCGCCCGCAGACCCGCCAACTCCGCCTCGAACGAGGGCAGCCGCTCCTGCGGCACCGGGAACAGGAACGACGGCAGACAGCCCTCCAGCAGCACCCGCAGCAAAGGCAACTGCGCCTCGCCGGCCAGCACCGCCTGCGTCTCGCGCACCCACGGCCGGTGCACTCCGTGCCCGCCGACCCCCAACGCCGTGCGCACCCCCAGCACCGTCTCGGCCAGCGGCGACACCGCGAACCGCACCCGCGCCACCTCGGCCGCTGAGAGCCGGATCTCCACCGCCACGCCCCGCCCCCCTTCCCTGATCTGAACTCTTGGGCGCAGACCCCCTGCTTTGGCTGGGGGTTGGCCCATCCTTGGCCCGGAGCCGCGAAGCGGCGCAGGTCGCTGCGTGTCAGTGACGTGCACTATGTTGATCACAGTAGTCGAAGGGGGGTGTTCCCATGCTGTCCGGCCGCAGGTATCGGCTTGAACTCACGTCAGTTCAGGCGGAGTTGTGTGAGATGTTCGGCAATATCTGCCGGTCGGTGTGGAACACTGCCCTGGAGCAGCGCCGGGAGTATCGGCGTCGCGGGACGTGGATGAACTACGTGCCGCAGGCTGCCGAGCTGGCCGAAGCCAAGAAGGAGTTTCCTTGGCTGGCCGATGCGCCGTCGCACGTGTTGCAGCAGACCCTCCGCGACTGGACCGGGCTTGCCGTGAGCACGGGACGTTCAAGGTTCGGTGGCGTTCTGCGCGGCGCTGGTCGCCGTCGTTCCGCTTTCCTGCCGGGAATCTGATCACGGTGGAGCGGATCGGCCGCAAGTGGGGCCGGGCGAAGCTCCCGAAGCTCGGCTGGGTCCGGTTCCGCTGGTCGCGTCCGCTCGGGGTGAGGTCCGGTCGGCGACCGTCACCCGGCAGGGACGGCACTGGTTCGTCTCCTTCCTGGTCGAGGACGGCAAGCAGACACCCGAGCGGCACGCCATGCCGTCCACGGCGGTCGGGATCGACCGAGGCGTGAAGGTCGCCGCGACGACCAGCGATGGCGTATTCCACGATCGGGTGTTCGCCACGCCGGGCGAGACGGCACGGCTACGCCGGTTACAGCAGAAGCAGGCCCGGCAGAAGAAGGGCAGCAACCGCCGCAAGCAGACCGTGGCGGCGATCAACACGATCACCGGCCGCATCCGCAACCGACGCACGGACTTCTGCGCGTGGACCGCGAACCGCATCACCGAGCGGGCCGCGCTGGTCGTGCTGGAAGACCTGCGCACGAAGAACATGACGGCCTCGGCCGCCGGCACGATCGAAGCCCCCGGCCGGAACGTC from Kitasatospora cathayae includes:
- a CDS encoding DUF5937 family protein, whose product is MAVEIRLSAAEVARVRFAVSPLAETVLGVRTALGVGGHGVHRPWVRETQAVLAGEAQLPLLRVLLEGCLPSFLFPVPQERLPSFEAELAGLRAADPAWVAAECAAALGPRLGELPGPAVLLERVCGALERCHGRLVAPHWGRMRAVLEADLGRRAVALVDGGVEGLFAQLHGDVVWREGELVVHGRRRSGSMWTVEAGGHGLVLMPSVFGWPEVIVDYAPRTAASIRYPASGVGLLWEQPRPTSAGLAAVLGRTRAALLAELAEPLSTPDLAARLGVTAGAVSQHLGALRGAGLVTTCRTGRTAVHLRTRTGTALTAEASG
- a CDS encoding helix-turn-helix domain-containing protein produces the protein MLSGRRYRLELTSVQAELCEMFGNICRSVWNTALEQRREYRRRGTWMNYVPQAAELAEAKKEFPWLADAPSHVLQQTLRDWTGLAVSTGRSRFGGVLRGAGRRRSAFLPGI
- a CDS encoding RNA-guided endonuclease InsQ/TnpB family protein — translated: MAFCAALVAVVPLSCRESDHGGADRPQVGPGEAPEARLGPVPLVASARGEVRSATVTRQGRHWFVSFLVEDGKQTPERHAMPSTAVGIDRGVKVAATTSDGVFHDRVFATPGETARLRRLQQKQARQKKGSNRRKQTVAAINTITGRIRNRRTDFCAWTANRITERAALVVLEDLRTKNMTASAAGTIEAPGRNVRAKAGLNRAILDKGWHMLELALRNAARYTGSNVVLVNPAYTSQTCNVCKHVDPKNRESQAIFECTACGHTDHADVNAAKNEHQGRRAGGLRAWRPRHRPVCEAPTTGQPHRTGRSPRAARAAGISALQGGEEANV